From the Lathyrus oleraceus cultivar Zhongwan6 chromosome 4, CAAS_Psat_ZW6_1.0, whole genome shotgun sequence genome, one window contains:
- the LOC127137520 gene encoding U11/U12 small nuclear ribonucleoprotein 31 kDa protein has translation MSSKKKHKRKHSDNDEDDDVFYYRYCASSSTPNTTTGTTSSNQPQSKPNNKGSSIGGTGEPLAPSKSTLYVSNLDYSLTNSDLHTLFSTFGRIARVTVLKDRQTRLSRGVAFVQFVSRNDAQCAVAEMNKKILNGRTLTSSIAADNGRAPEFIRKRVYNTETALCYECGGHGHLSYECPKNQLGPRPRPQPKKPRRGFSGLRDRDGEEEGDEEEEERGQIAAEQLDDNWASVVDDEAGERLLGRNRNDDEGLDNNKTKKKGKKPGYFNDESDHDDDD, from the coding sequence ATGTCAAGCAAGAAGAAACACAAACGAAAACACAGCGACAACGATGAAGACGACGACGTTTTCTACTACCGCTACTGCGCTTCGTCCTCAACCCCCAACACCACCACCGGCACCACATCCAGTAACCAACCCCAATCAAAACCGAACAACAAAGGATCATCAATAGGAGGAACAGGTGAACCCTTAGCACCATCAAAATCGACGTTATACGTTTCTAATCTAGATTACTCCCTAACAAACTCCGATCTCCATACGCTCTTCTCTACTTTCGGCCGCATCGCGCGTGTAACCGTTCTCAAAGACCGTCAAACGCGCCTAAGTCGCGGTGTCGCGTTTGTCCAATTCGTTTCTCGTAATGACGCCCAATGCGCCGTGGCGGAGATGAATAAGAAGATTCTCAATGGAAGGACTCTAACTTCTTCTATTGCTGCTGATAATGGACGTGCTCCGGAGTTTATTCGAAAGCGCGTGTACAATACTGAGACTGCTTTGTGTTATGAGTGTGGGGGGCATGGTCATTTGTCGTATGAGTGTCCTAAGAATCAGTTGGGGCCGAGGCCGCGACCTCAGCCTAAGAAGCCGCGACGGGGATTTAGTGGGCTGAGGGATAGGGATGGGGAGGAGGAAGGTGATGAGGAGGAGGAGGAGCGTGGTCAGATTGCTGCGGAGCAGTTAGACGATAATTGGGCTTCTGTTGTGGATGATGAAGCGGGTGAAAGGTTGCTGGGGAGAAACAGAAATGATGATGAGGGTTTGGACAACAACAAGACgaagaagaaagggaagaaaCCTGGGTATTTCAATGATGAGAgtgatcatgatgatgatgattga